TGGGACAGGTTGGACAGGAAGGCGTGCCGATCCTCCAGGCAACGCAGATCGAGGATCAGGGCTCCATCGCGAAGACGCCCGATCACCGGCCTGGGGAGGGCGCGGAGCGCATCGGCGAGGCGCTCGACCGCGCTCGACGGGCCCTTCGGCCGAAGCGCCAGCCCGGCACTGGGCAAGGTATCGAGGGGCATGGCGCCGGAGCCCACCTGGCTCTCGACATCGACGACGCCCACCGCGCCGTCCGGCAGGACACGCGAGACATCGTCCACGAGCGCGGTGGCCATGGCCGTGATCTCGGCGCGGCTGCGCGCCATCAGGCGCAGGGTGGGCAACCGCTGGGCCAGGCGCGCCGGATCGCGGTAGAGCTTCAAGGTCGCCTCCAGCGCGGCGAGCCGCAGCTTGTCGACGCGCAGGGCCCGCTTCATCGGGTTGCGGTTGATGGCGGCGATGGCGTCCCTGCGACCGACGATGAAGCCGGCCTGTGGGCCACCCAGCAGCTTGTCGCCGGAGAAGGTGACGAGGTCCACGCCCGCATCGATGGCCTCGCGCACGGTCGGCTCGTCGCGCAGGCCGTAGGGCGCAAGATCGATCAGCGTTCCGGAACCGAGATCCTCGACCAGCGGCACGCCGGCCGCCCGTGCCAGCGGCGCCAGCTCGGCAGCCGATACGCTGCTGGTGAAACCCTCCACACGATAATTGGACGTGTGGACCTTCAGCATCATGCCCACACCGTCCTGCCGCAGGGCCTCTTCGTAGTCGCGGCGGTGGGTGCGGTTGGTGGTGCCCACCTCCACGAGCCGCGCGCCGGCGCGCGCCATGATGTCCGGCATGCGGAAGGCCCCGCCGATCTCGATCAGTTCCCCGCGTGAGACGACGACGCCGCGCCCATCCGCAAGGGCGTTGAGTGTCAGGAGAACGGCGGCGGCATTGTTGTTGACGAGCGTCGCATCCTCGGCGCCCGTCAACTCGCAGATCAGGCCGCGCAGATGGTCGTCGCGTTCGCCGCGCCGGCCGCCCGCCAGGTCGTATTCCAGGGCAACGGCCTCGCGCATGGCAGCGACGGCCGCCTCGACGGCTTCCTCGGCAAGCTGCGCCCGGCCGAGATTGGTATGCAGGATGGTCCCAGTCAGGTTGAATACGGGCCTGAGGCTGGACACTGCATCCCGCTCCAGGCGCACCATGGCCGCTCCGGCTATCGCGCCGGGCTCGCGCAGCGTACTGCCGCTCCTGCGGATATCGTCCAGGGCGGCGCGGATGCCGTTCGTCGCCGCCGTCAGCCCGTGGCGCGCAATGGCCGCTTCGGCTTCCGCCGTGCGCAGCACCCTGTCCACCGAAGGCAGGTTCGACAGGCTCGGCCGCTCGACCATGTCAGTAACCCAGCAGGAAGGGGTTGAAGGCGCCGCGCGCGAAACCTTCGCCGCGCATCAATATGTCGATGCCGAGACTTCCCACATCGTCCGCAAGCGGATCGAGCCATCGATCCTTCTGCTGGTTCATGATCTTCACGTAGGAGTGACACTTGTCGCAGGTCTCGGCCTTGATGCTGCCGGGTCCGCCCTCGATCTCCTTGTAGCGGATGCCCTCCGTCGACGAGCAGACCACGCATTTCACCCGCACGTGATGCCACAGCGTGCCGCAGAGTGAACAGGCGCAGAAACGCGCGCCGGCAGCCTCCGGCCAGCCGACGATCACGGATGCGACCGGGGCACCGCCGCAGCACGGGCAGCTTCCGCCCGCCGCCGGGCGGATACGGTCGGCCGGCAGGGCCTGTGCCGCCAGCGTGAACCGGACCTGCAATGCCGCGGCGACATAGGCGTGTTCGGCCATCTCGTGGGCTGGCAGGGAATCCGACAGAACGTTGGCGACACGCTGGGCCAGGCCCTCATGATCGCTCATCACCCGCTGCAGCGCAGCCTGCGCCGCGTCGGGCTTGGGCAACGCACCGACGGCCGCGAACAACCGGTCGGCGATGTCGTGGAACGACGCGTCCGGCGCGTAGCCGGTCCGGTCCAAAGGCGGCATGCCGTATTCGAGGGCGCGCTCGACACCTTCCGGCATCGGGACGGAGACATCGACGGCTGCTGCGGCCTGCGCCTCGGCGATGCCGGCCAGGAAGGCGAGATAAGGGCCGATCCCCTCCGGCTGGGCCAATTGCCGGAAGCGGTCCGCGCGACGGCGGAACAAGGCGAGCGCCTCCGGAAGCCGGACGAAAGGCGGGCTCGCCGCCTCTCCTATATCGGTCATGTCTCCCGCAACGGGGATTCTGCGTGCCATTTCAACTCTCCACGAACCGCACGGGCCACGCGGCTTTCAAAACTGTCAGGCGCCAGGCGGCGCCGTATCCTGTTTTTCGGCATCCTTGCGGCCGCCCGGATGGGCCGCCAGCGCACGAAACCATTTGCGGTGATGCCGCCATGCCCAGCCGCCGCTGACGGTGCCGCGCGTCATCGCGCTCATCGTGCCGGCAACCCAGACCGAGGCATAGACGTGCATGATCCACAGGCAGATGATGGCGATGGCCGCCAGCGAATGCACCATGATGGCGATCCGCCGCACCGGAATGCTGAGCATGGAGGCGAAATAACGCTCCCACACCATCAGCCCCGAAACGATCAGCACGACGATCAGCACCGACATGCCCCAGAAGACCAGCTTCTGACCGGCATTGTACTTGCCGACTTCCGGCAGCTTTTCCTCGTGCCCGCCCAGCACGTCGCCGATCTGCGCCACCCATTGCGCGTCCTCGCGGCGCGGCAGGTTGAGGCGGAAGAAGCGGATGAACAGGATGGAGAAGGACACGAACAGGACGACGCCGATCCACGGATGGATCGCCCTCGTCCACTGCCCTCCGCCGAACAGCGCCGTCAGGAAGAAAAGCGACGGGTGAAACAGCGCAAGACCCGATATCGCCAGCAGGATAAGGCTGACGGCCGTGATCCAGTGATTGATGCGCGCGGCCCGCGTGTAGCGGCTCACGACCACCTGCGGCCGACGCCGCAGCCTGTCGCCGCCATCGATCTCGGCGATGCCCGGATCGCGGATGGGTTCAACCGTCACGTGAGCGGCCCTCCCCGCCTTCGGCCTCGTTCACATAATCGCGTGCCGCTTCGTCATCCTCGCGGCTGACCTTGTTGCGGCCCTTGATGGCGATATGGAGCACGCCGGCCATCGCGGCAAATCCCATGGCTGCGAGGCCGGCATACTTGGTAACGCCTTTCCACGCCTCGACCAGCGGGCTGATGCGCGGGTTGTCCGGCAGGTTGGCGTAGATATGCGGCTTGTCGGCGTGCTGCAGCACGTACATCACATGCGTTCCGCCGACGCCTTCGGGATCGTACAGACCGGCATTGTCGTAGCCGCGCGACTTCAGGTCCTCGATGCGGCCGGCCGCATGCACTTTCATCTCCTCCTTGGTGCCGAAGACGATGGCCTTTGTCGGGCAGGCCTTGGCGCAGGCGGGACCTTGCCCGACCGCGATCCGATCGGAGCAGAGCGTGCATTTGTACGACCGGTTGTCGACCTTGGAGACGCGCGGAATGTTGAAAGGGCATCCCTGGATGCAGTAGCCGCAGCCGATGCAGTTGTCGTGGATGAAGTCCACGACGCCGTTGGAATACTGCACGATGGCGCCGGGTGCCGGACAGGCTTTCAGACAGCCGGGGTCGGCGCAATGCATGCAGCCGTCCTTGCGGATCAGCCATTCGAGGTTTTCCGTCTCCGGGTTCACCCATTCGGTGAACCGCATGAGCGTAAAGGTTTCCGGGGTCAGGTCGTGGGGGTTGTCGTAGACGCCGACATTGATGCCGACTTCCTCGTGCAGATTGTTCCACTCCCAGCAGGCCGACTGGCATGCCTTGCAGCCGATGCACTTGGAGACGTCGATCAGCTTGGCGACCGCCTCGAGCTGGCGCTCGGGCGTCGGCACCCGGGATGCCGAGCGCCGGATATAATCCTGCGGTCCCATCAGCATCTGGGTGTCCGGTGCGACGGGTGGGTTGACGTTGATGGTCATGGCCTTCCCTCCCTCACGATGTCGCCGGTCCGGAGGACCGCTCGATGTTGACCAGGAACGCCTTGAATTCCGGCGTCTCGATATTGGCGTCGCCGACATAGGGCGTCAGCGAGTTGGGGCCGAAGCCCTTCTTGGCCGCGCCCATGAAGCCCCAGTGCAGCGGGATGCCCACCACGTGCACGGTCTTGCCGTCGCAGATCAGCGGTTTGATGCGCTTGGTGACGACGGCCTTGGCGAAGACCGATCCACGCTTCGACCAGACGCGGCACCAGCCGCCCTTGTCGATGCCCTTTTCCGCCGCCAGCTCCTCCGATATCTCCACGAAGAACTCCGGCTGCAGGGCGGCGTTCACCCAGACATGCTTGGTCCAGTAATGGAAATGCTCGGTCAGGCGGTAGGACGTCGCCGCATAGGGGAACTCGTCGGCGTTGCCGAACGTATCGCGATCCGATTCGAAGATCCGTGCCACCGGGTTGCCCCGGATGGCCGGCGCGATGACGTTGGCGATGGGCGCCTCGAAGGGCTCGTAATGCGCGGGGAAGGGACCGTCCCGCATCATGCCCCGCGTGAACAGGCGCGAGACGCCTTCCGGGTTCATGATGAAGGGCCCCACGTCTTCCGGTCGTGACGTCGGCGGAATATCCGGCACGTCATATCCCGCCCAGCGCTCGCCGTTCCACTGGACCAGCGGGCGGGTCTCGTCCCACGGCCGGCCGGACACGTCCGACGAGGCGCGGTTGTAGAGGATGCGCCGGTTGGCCGGCCAGGAGAAGGTCCAGTTCGGGTACAGCCCGACCCCGTCCGGGTCGGTATTGTCGCGCCGGGCCATCATGTTGCCCTGCTCGGTATAGGACCCCGAGAAGATCCAGCAGCCGCAGGCCGTGGAACCGTCATCGCGAAGCGCCGCGAAGCCGGGCAGTTGCTGGCCGGCCGTCGCCACGGTCCGCGTCGGATCCGTCGGATCGGCGAGGTCGGTGACGGCATAGCCGTTCATCTCCCGCGCAAGCTCGGCCGGGCTCGGTTCTTCAGGGTCCTCGTAGTTCCAGGTCAGGTTCAGGATCGGATCCGGGAAGACACCCCCCTCTTCCTGGTAGAGGCGCTTCAGGTACAGAAAGATCTGCGCCATGATCCAGTTGTCGCGCTTGGCGTCGCCCGGCGGGTTCTGAGCCGGCCAGTGCCACTGCAGCCACCGGCCCGAATTGACGAGCGCACCCTCGTCCTCGGCAAAGCAACTGGTCGGAAGCTGGTAGACCTCGGTCTGGATCGACGCGGTGTCGACGTCGTTATACTCGCCGTGATTTTCCCAGAACCGCGCCGTTTCCGTTTCCAGCGGGTCCATGATGACGAGATATTTGAGCTTCGACAGGGACGCTGTGATCTTGCCCCGGTTGGGGAAGGCCAGCAGCGGGTTGAAGCCCTGGCAGAAATAGCCGTGCATCTGCCCCTGCGACATCATCTCGAAGGCCCGCAGGACATCGTAGGCGGGCAGGTCGAGCTTGGGCAGGTAATCGTAGGCGAACTGGTTTTCCGCCGTGGCGGCAGACCCCCACATCGCCTTCAGGAACGACACGATGAACTTGCGATAGTTCTGCCAGTAGCTCACCTGGTTGGGGCGAAGCGGCTTGAACCCGCGCGAGGCCATATAGGTCTCGAAATCCGGTTCCTTTTCCGTGGGTATGTTGAGATAACCTGGAATCAGATTGGACATCAGGCCGATATCGGTCAGCCCCTGGATGTTGGAGTGGCCACGCAGGGCGTTCATTCCGCCACCGCGCACCCCGATATTGCCGAGGATCAGCTGCAGCATCGCCATGCAGCGGATGTTCTGCGACCCCTTCGAATGCTGCGTCCAGCCAAGCGCGTACATGGACGTCATGGTGCGGTCGGGCGTCGAGCACGACGCCATCATCTCCGCCACATGCAGGAACTTGTCGCGCGGAGTGCCGCAGATGCGCTCCACCATCTCGGGCGTGTAGATGGCTACGTGCTGCTTCAGGAGGTTCCAGACGCAGCGCGGATGCGTCAGCGTCTCGTCCGTCTGGGCATAGCCATCCTCGCCGATGACGTAGTCCCAGCTCTCGCGGTCGTACTCCCGCTTCTCCGGGTCGTATCCGGTGAAGAGGCCGTCGCGATACTCGAAGCCGTCCTTGACGATGAAGCTCGCATTGGTGAAGGCGCGCAGGTAATCCCACTGCACCTTGTCGTTCTGCATGCAGTAATTGATGACGCCCAGCAGGAAGGCGATGTCGGAGCCTTGCCGGATCGGCGCGTAATAGTCCGATACGGCCGCCGAGCGCGTGTAGCGCGGATCGACGACGATCAGCTTTGCGCCCCGGTTGGCCTTCGCCTCCGTGACCCATTTGAAGCCGCATGGATGCGCCTCTGCGGCGTTGCCACCCATAATGACGACCAGGTCCGTGTTACGGATGTCCGTCCACGGGTTTGTCATCGCACCACGACCGAAAGTTGGGCCCAAACTGGACACCGTGGGGCCGTGTCAGACGCGCGCCTGATTGTCGAATGCGACCATCCCTGTCGACCGCACGACCTTGTAGGTCTGGAAGGCGGTCTCGTTCGTCGTGGCGGAGGCGGCCAGGAACCCTGTCGTCGTCCATCGATTGACGGTCTGCCCGTTCGCATTGCGCTCGATGAAGTTGGCGTCGCGGTCGTTTTTCATGTGCCGCGCGATGCCGGTCAGCGCCTCGTCCCAGGAAATCTCCTCGAACCGGTCGGAGCCGGGGCGCCGCACCTTCGGTTTCGTCAGCCGCGTCGGCGCCTTGACGAAGTCCAGCAGCGCCGCGCCCTTGGGGCAGAGCGTGCCGCGATTGGTGGGATGGTCGACATCGCCTTCGATGTGGACCACCTCGGCCGACCCGTCGGCCATGTCACCCTTGGAATAAAGGATGATGCCGCAGGCCACCGAGCAGTAGGGGCAGGTGTTGCGCGTTTCCTGTGTGCCGGCAAGCCGGTAGGGCCGCAAGCCCTCGACGAAGGCCGCCTCGGCTTCCGAGAAGCCGAATGCGCCCAGCGTCGTCACCGCGACACCCGCGCCGGCACCCTTCAGGAAGGTGCGTCGCGAGAGCTCCATATTCATTCGTCCGGTGCCTCCATGCTATCCACGTTGTAAGGCGGACCAAGTTTGGAAATATGCTAGGTTGTAGCTATTCCAATGTCAAAGCGATGGAAACGCCTCTTTCGCGCCCTACGATCACGTTTTGCGGGGCACGGATCGGTGATCCGCCGGGAGGAGCGATGATGGATTCGATCGATGGCAAGGTCCGGCTGACAAGCCTGGCACATGGTGGTGGATGCGGCTGCAAGCTGGCCCCCGCCGTGTTGCAGGACCTTTTGTCGGGCATGCCGAAGGCGGGCCCATACGAAAAGCTGCTCGTCGGCACCGAAACCGGCGATGACGCGGCCGTGTGGAATCTCGACGGACAGACCGCCATCATCGCAACCACCGACTTCTTCATGCCGATGGTGGACGATCCGCGCGATTTCGGCCGCATCGCGGCCACCAATGCCCTGTCGGATATCTACGCCATGGGCGGACGTCCGATCATGGCGCTCGCCATCGTCGGCATGCCGGTGAACAAACTGGATGCAGGCTCGATCCGGGCGATCCTGGCGGGCGGCGCGGAAGTGTGTGGCGGCGCCGGCATCCCGGTGGCGGGCGGCCATTCGATCGATTGTCCCGAGCCCGTCTACGGGCTTGCGGTCATCGGCACCGCCCGCGTCGACCGCATCCGGCGCAACGCCACCGCGCAACCGGGCGACCGGCTGATCCTGACCAAGGCGCTCGGCGTCGGAGTCTATTCCGCGGCTTTCAAGAAGGATGCTCTGTCGCCGGATGCCTATGGCGAACTTATCCTTTCGACGACGCGCCTGAACAGCGTCGGGGCCGATCTCAGCGAGGAGCCTGCGGTGCACGCCATGACGGACGTGACGGGCTTCGGTATCCTTGGCCATGGGCTGGAGATGGCGCGCGGATCGTCGGCGACGGTTGCCATCGAGGCGGGTGCCCTGCCCTTCCTGTCGCAGGCCGGGGAGTTGGCCCGGCAAGGCTTCGTCACCGGCGCATCGCATCGGAACTGGCAGTCCTACGGAGCGGATGTCGCCTTGCCGGATGGCCTGCCCGACTGGAAGCGTCATCTCCTGACCGACCCGCAGACCTCCGGGGGGCTGCTTCTCGCGGTCGATCCGGCCGAGGCCGGCCGCATACTTCTCTCCATACGCGAAGCCGGCTATCCCGCCGCCGCCGACATCGGCTCGATCCGGCGCGGGGAAGCTTGCCTCGTGGTCGAGGATGCCTGAACCGGCACGCGGAACGAAGCAATGGGCGCCCTCGTTTCCATTGCAATTGCCCTTCGCGACGGGAGATATCGAGATGAACCGCTTATCGGCCCTGCTTGCACTATCCATCCTGACGGCCATCGCCGGATCGGCTCAGGCACAGGATGCCACGCAGCGTCCGGGATGTGTGGATTTGTCGGAACAGGGATCGGAAACCGCGCCGGCGCGCGGTCCGGATTCCGGCACTGCCCCCGGCGGTGCTGGCTCGAGCGGCTGGACGGGCGGTCTTGGCGGCTCGGACATCGGCACCAGCCAGCAGGATGAACAGACGGCAGGGCCGACCCCGCACCCGCCTGTCGCAAGTGGCCTGGACCCGATCGCAGGCACGACCAACGGCCAGGGACCCGCAATGCAGACACAGGAGCGGCAACCGGCCGAGGGACAGCAACAAACTACTTCTGCACCTTGTTGAGCAGGTAACTACACCTTAAGGTTATCTTGGGTCCGGGCCATGTCGACAGGCATCCTGCTGGATAGCCGCTACAGGCCGGAAATGGAGGCCAGACGCCCTTGGTCGCAGACGATACGCGCTCCGATGCAGCGATTCAGGATGGTGTCAGCCGTCAGCTCCTGCGGGCTGCCGACCGGATGGTGCGCGTGCTGACCCGGCGCTTCGACCGATTTGGCATCAGCTCCGGCGAATGGCTTGTCCTCAGCGAGTTGTCGGGCACCGAACGCATGATGCCAAGCACCCTGGCCGAGCGCCTGGCGATGAGCCGCGGCGGCGTTTCGCGGCTGATCGACCGGATGGTGGAGCGTGGACTCGTGGAGCGCACCGGCGACCAGCTCGATCGTCGCGCGCATTGGCTTTCCCTGAGCGATGCCGGCAAGGCGCTGCTGCCCCAGATCAGATCGGCTGTCGCCGAAAGTGAGGAGAGCTTTCTGGCTCCCCTTCATCCCAGCGAAGAGAAGGCGCTTCGGCAGTTGCTGGCCAAGGTGTGCCGTCAGGACTGAGGCGGGCGCGCCTTCATCCTGCCGTCACTCCGCCGGTTCCGGAAGGCGGGGCTTGTCGGCTTGACGCGCCTCCAGCAGCGCCTGGGTCAGGCTGGCGCGCCTTGCGGCTGCGGCCGCGGCGCTGGCGGCCTTGACCGGGCCGAAGCCGCGGACGCTGTCAGGCAGGCTCAAAAGCTCGACCGCGATGCCGAGATCGCCGGCCTCCAGCCGCCGGAACACCATGTCGCAATCCGCTTCGTAAGTAACGATCGCTGCCCGCTCCTCCCGGCGCTCCGCACCATAGCCGAACGGATCGAGGGCGCTGCCCCGCAGCCGCTTGCCTTTGGCCAACAACCGCATGACCGGCAGGATCCAGGGCCCGAAGTTTCGTTTGCGCGGCCGACCATTGGAATCGGTGCCGGACAGGAAAGGCGGCGCCATGTGGAAGGTCATCCGCTTCACACCGGTGAAATCCCGTTTGAGGCTGTCCGCGAAGCGCCCGTCGGTGAACAGCCGGGCGACTTCGTATTCGTCCTTGTAGGCGAGCACCTTCGCATAATTATGCGCGACGGCGCGCACCAGCTTGCCGTGCGCCCCGGCTGACGCGTCAGCCACTTGCGCGCGCCTGACCAGGTCTCGATAACGCTGGGCAAGCGCCGTATCCTGATAGTCGGCCAGCATCGCGGCACGATGCTCGATCAGCCGCTCCGTGGTCATGTCGGCAAGCGTTTCGACGGGCGGCTGACCATCGCCCGCCAATGCCGCGATGCGCTGCGGCTCCGCGGCAGCGAGACGACCCCATCCGAACGCATCGAGATTGGCCTTCACGGCGACCCCGTTGATGCGGATCGCTTCCAGAATGGCGTTGCCCGACAGTGGCACCAGGCCCTTCTGCCAGGCGTATCCGAGCATCATGATGTTGGTGGCGATGGCATCGCCGGCCACGCGTTCCGCCATTTCGGTGAAATTCTCGAAATGGCTTCCGGGCATGACCGATTTGCCGATGGTGCCGGACACCAGCGTACGCCGGAAGTCGAAATCGGGGTCACGGACGAATTGCGCGACGGGCGTCAGATGCGTGTTGACGACGGCGCGCGTTCGCTCGTTCGATAGCAGGTTCACGCTTTCCTTCGAGGCCGCGACCACATCGTCCGCCGCGATCAGAAGATCGGTGCTGCCGCTGACGATGCGCGGGCATGTCACGTCCTCCGCCCGGCGCCCCAGGCGTACATGGCTGAGCACGGCGCCGCCCTTCTGAGCCAGACCGGCCATGTCCAGCAGCATCGGCGCCTTGCCGTCGAGATGCGCGGCCATGCCGAGGAGCGCGCCGATGGTCAGGACGCCGGTGCCGCCGACGCCGGTGATGGCGATATTGCAGACGTCCTCCAGCTCGGGCACGACCGGCTCCGGCACGGATGACAGGTCGGGCCCGCCCAAGGCGGCGCGGCGGCGCGGCTCGGCCCCCTCCAGCGTCACGAAGGACGGGCAGAAACCCTTGAGGCAGGAGAAATCTTTGTTGCACGAGCTCTGGTTGATGCGCCGCTTGCGTCCGAATTCTGTTTCCAGGGGCTCGACGGAGATGCAGTTGGATTGCACGGAGCAATCGCCACAGCCTTCGCAGACGGCAGGGTTGATGGCGACGCGCCTGTTGGGTTCCGGCATCAGCCCGCGCTTGCGGCGGCGGCGCTTTTCCGCCGCGCAGGTCTGGTCGTAGACGATGGCCGACACGCCCGGTGCTTCCCGGATCTCCCGCATGACGGCTTCGACCTCGTCGCGCGGGCGGATGATCGCGCCGTGCGGCAATTGCGCCGGGGCGTAACGATCCGGCGTCTCGGAGACGAGATAGATCGGCGACACGCCTTCCTGCTCGAGCTGGTGGGTGATCTGGACCGGGTCCAGATGGCCGTCCACCTTCTGACCACCGGTCATGGCGACGGCGTCGTTGAAGAGGATCTTGTAGGTTGCATTGACGCCGGCCGCCACGGCCTGCCGGATCGCCAGGATGCCGGAATGGAAGTAGGTTCCGTCGCCGAGGTTGACGAAGACATGCTTCTCGTCGGTGAAGGGCGCGATCCCCGCCCAGGCCACGCCTTCGCCGCCCATCTGCGAGAACGTCTCGCTGGAGCGGCCCATCCACGTCACCATGAAGTGACAGCCGATGCCCGCCATTCCGCGAGAGCCTTCGGGAACCTTGGTCGAGGAATTGTGCGGGCAGCCGGAGCAATAGAACGGCATGCGCGCGACGGGCGCCACGGCCTGCTTTCCGGCGTCCCGCCGCCGGCGGAAATGGGCGATGCGCGCTTCGATATAGGCCCGGTGATCGGGGTCGACATGCCCCATGGCCAGGATGTGTTCGCCGATGGTGATGGCCGCCGTGGCGACGCTCAGCTCTTCCGCCAGCGACAGGACCGGCCTGTCCTTATGGTCGAACTTGCCGATGATGCGGGGGCGCACGTCGGCCCGCCAGTTGAACAATTGCTGCTTGATCTGGTTTTCGATGATCTCGCGCCGTTCCTCGACGACCAGGATTTCCTCCAGCCCGACCGAGAACTCGCGCACGCCTTCAGGCTCCAGGGGCCACGGCATGCCCACCTTGTACAGACGAAGGCGGGCCCGATGGGCCGTCTCCTCGTCGATACCCAGCTCCTTGAGGGCCTGCCGGACGTCTTCGTAGGCCTTGCCCGAGGCGATGATGCCAAGCCGCGCGTCTTCGGCATCCAGGGTGACGCGGTCCAGGCGGTTGGCGCGTGCGAACGCGATGGCAGCATAGGCCTTGTATGTCTGGAGGCGGTTGTCCTGGGCCCATCGGTCATCGGGAACGCGCAGGTTCAGTCCATCGGCGGGCAACTGGAAATCGCCCGGTTCGGCGAAGATGCGCCTTTCGCCCGACAGATCCACCGAAGCCGTCGTCTCGACCGTGTCGGCAATCACCTTCATGCCGACCCAGCAGCCGGAATAGCGTGACATGGCGATGCCGGCGAGGCCGAACTCCACGAACTCATGGATCGAGGACGGGTAGAGCATCGGCATGACGGCCGCCATGAAGGCATGGTCGGACTGATGCGGAACGGTAGAGGATTTGGCGCCATGGTCGTCGCCGGCGATGGCCAGCACACCGCCATGGCGCGACGACCCGGCGGCGTTGGCGTGCTTGAACACATCGCCCGAGCGGTCGACGCCCGGCCCCTTGCCGTACCAGATGCCGACGACGCCATCCTTGCGGAAGCCGGGCGACACGGACGCCTGCTGCGATCCCCATACGGCAGTCGCCGCGAGATCTTCGTTGACGCCGGGTTTGAAGACGATCCCTTCGGCTTCCAGCTCGCGACGCGCCTTCATCAGATGCTGGTCGTAGCCGCCGAGCGGCGAGCCGCGATACCCGGATATGAAGGTACCCGTGTTCAGACCCGCTTCGCGGTCGCGTCGCATCTGAACCATCGGCAGGCGCACCAGCGCCTGCGTACCGCTCATGAAGACGCGGCCCTCGCGCGCGGAATATTTGCGGTTGAGTTCGTCGCTGGCCATCCGGTACCTCCCACGATGCCTGTTCCGGCGGAGTTGTCCCCCGCTCTTTGAAGGCATTCTAACCCTATGGAAGATGAGAACCTTTCCTGTTTTTTGTAGGCGGATGGCCGCTTGAAGGACGCGTGCTTCGCTTTCGGGCTTATTTGAGGATGGCCCCCCTCAAATCGGCAAAGGCGATCCGCTCTTCGACTTGCGCAGGACGACGGTGGAATTGAGCTCCGCCACATGAGGCAGGCGAGACAGCTTCGTCTTGACCAGCGTCTCGAAGCTTTCCGTATCGCGGGTCAGGATCGTCAGCACGAAGTCGTATCGGCCGGTGACGAGATAGCATTCCATGATTTCGGGCATGGCATTGGCGGCCTGCTCGAAGGCTTCCAGGCTGTCTTCGTCCTGGCGCCCCAGCTTGACCATGGTCAGGACCGTGACGAGCAGCCCGACGGCACGCTCATTGATGCGATATCGGCGGTCGCCGATGACTCCCTCGGCCTGCATCCGCCGGATACGCCGCCAGCATGGCGTGTGGCTGAGGCCGGCAGCGCGTCCGATGCGCTCGACCGACCCTTCCGGATCTCGTTGAAGAGCCCTCAGTATCCTCAAGTCAGTCGCGTCAAGCATGGGCCGCTCCGGATTGCGAAAAGCCGCTTCTTTGCCGTTAGCGCGCGTTTGC
This genomic window from Aureimonas sp. OT7 contains:
- a CDS encoding indolepyruvate ferredoxin oxidoreductase family protein: MASDELNRKYSAREGRVFMSGTQALVRLPMVQMRRDREAGLNTGTFISGYRGSPLGGYDQHLMKARRELEAEGIVFKPGVNEDLAATAVWGSQQASVSPGFRKDGVVGIWYGKGPGVDRSGDVFKHANAAGSSRHGGVLAIAGDDHGAKSSTVPHQSDHAFMAAVMPMLYPSSIHEFVEFGLAGIAMSRYSGCWVGMKVIADTVETTASVDLSGERRIFAEPGDFQLPADGLNLRVPDDRWAQDNRLQTYKAYAAIAFARANRLDRVTLDAEDARLGIIASGKAYEDVRQALKELGIDEETAHRARLRLYKVGMPWPLEPEGVREFSVGLEEILVVEERREIIENQIKQQLFNWRADVRPRIIGKFDHKDRPVLSLAEELSVATAAITIGEHILAMGHVDPDHRAYIEARIAHFRRRRDAGKQAVAPVARMPFYCSGCPHNSSTKVPEGSRGMAGIGCHFMVTWMGRSSETFSQMGGEGVAWAGIAPFTDEKHVFVNLGDGTYFHSGILAIRQAVAAGVNATYKILFNDAVAMTGGQKVDGHLDPVQITHQLEQEGVSPIYLVSETPDRYAPAQLPHGAIIRPRDEVEAVMREIREAPGVSAIVYDQTCAAEKRRRRKRGLMPEPNRRVAINPAVCEGCGDCSVQSNCISVEPLETEFGRKRRINQSSCNKDFSCLKGFCPSFVTLEGAEPRRRAALGGPDLSSVPEPVVPELEDVCNIAITGVGGTGVLTIGALLGMAAHLDGKAPMLLDMAGLAQKGGAVLSHVRLGRRAEDVTCPRIVSGSTDLLIAADDVVAASKESVNLLSNERTRAVVNTHLTPVAQFVRDPDFDFRRTLVSGTIGKSVMPGSHFENFTEMAERVAGDAIATNIMMLGYAWQKGLVPLSGNAILEAIRINGVAVKANLDAFGWGRLAAAEPQRIAALAGDGQPPVETLADMTTERLIEHRAAMLADYQDTALAQRYRDLVRRAQVADASAGAHGKLVRAVAHNYAKVLAYKDEYEVARLFTDGRFADSLKRDFTGVKRMTFHMAPPFLSGTDSNGRPRKRNFGPWILPVMRLLAKGKRLRGSALDPFGYGAERREERAAIVTYEADCDMVFRRLEAGDLGIAVELLSLPDSVRGFGPVKAASAAAAAARRASLTQALLEARQADKPRLPEPAE
- a CDS encoding Lrp/AsnC family transcriptional regulator — translated: MLDATDLRILRALQRDPEGSVERIGRAAGLSHTPCWRRIRRMQAEGVIGDRRYRINERAVGLLVTVLTMVKLGRQDEDSLEAFEQAANAMPEIMECYLVTGRYDFVLTILTRDTESFETLVKTKLSRLPHVAELNSTVVLRKSKSGSPLPI